The DNA segment GATACAAATAGTTTAGGGAGTTGAGTCCACTCGAGCCATTTGATCACTCATGatatgaacaaaacaaaaaaacccttccTAAATAAACTGAGCTGGGATTAATCTCAACCCGTGACATCTGCACTCCCAAGAATGTCAAGTACAAAAACAGTAGGAAACCCCCAGCATTTAAAGAACAGCATAGAAGAAGTTCCCACCCCAACCATTTGTCCTTCTGGTCAAGTAGAAATGGAATTCAGGTGCAGGTTAATTTGCTGAGGCCTAGCGGCCAGCAAAATGTGATCAAGTGTCAGAATTTAAACCAGGTCAGATTAAAAATACAGACAGCGACACCCCTTGATGGGATTTTAAATCTTCACATTCAGAGAAATCAAGGCTGTTCTGTCCACAGTCATTAAAAGAATATGCTTTATACTTTTTAGCCAAATAAGTCTTTCAGATCATTGTTGACAGATGCACTTTGTTTAAGCCCACTTTGGTTCATGCCAGGGGTAGCGGTAGGTTGAGAGAAGTTCTGCGGGCTGAAAAAAGGGTTTGCCTGCATCCCAAATCCACTCTGCATCCCTCCCATACCTACTGGCGCCCCCTGCATCTGAGTCTGAGAGTTCTGGGCTGAACTGTACTGATTGAGCCAGGGGCTGTTGGGTCCAGGTGGAGGAATAGGACCCATTTGGTTGAGGGTGACTTTGGGCTTGTTGGCTGTAAAAAGATTGTCCAAGGCTGACATGTCAGGGCCTTTATTGGTCTGCCCAAGAGGTCCATGATTCTGTGTGAGGGCACCAAAGTTTGGGGTGCTTGTGGTGGTGGCCATGCCGCCATAGGTGCTGGGGCCTGCGGGCCGCATGCCCATCCCCATGCCTCCTGCCTGGAATCCCATGGATGGGTTGAAGCCATTGGACACTGGGGCACCCATGGGGGCCACCATGGGGCTGGGGGAGGGATAGACAGACATGGTGCTGCCCTGCACTGGGGCTGGTCGTGGTGTGTTAGCCAAGGATAAACTGTTTATAGATGCCATGTTGTTCAAAAGGCTGCTGGTCAGATCCTTAGTCTGCAACACAAAAAGGAGTAGGATTTATCATCACAAGCCATGAGCATTGGAGTGTGTGTTTACACAGAAGTATGCAGGTTCTACCTGAGAGTTGTTGGTGGAGGCTGGTTTGATAGTCTGTGGTGCTAAAGGCTGCTGGCTCCTCAGTTTGGCTGCCTGCTCTTGCTCCTTAGCTAATCGCTGTTTCTCCTCTAGAGTCAGCGACATCTAAAACAGTGATGCAGAGAATGAGACAATGTGCAAATTAGACTCCTTGCTAAACAGACTAAAGGTTAACATCAGCGTAAATGAATCGTGACATTGTTTCCATACTCTATTAGGCTGTGAGGCTGTAGCTGAAGATCCATTCTCTTTCCCATTAACCCCTGTGCTGCCAAAGATATCATCCatctgaaagggaaaaaaagactggaTGGAATAGCTTGCAGCACCAAGAGATAAGATTTCCAATTTTTCAGAAAATGTAAGGCAAGAGAAAATCTTTCTTTTGATTGTCATAAAATGAACCTCTCACCTGGTTCCCAGAGCTAGGTGGACTCTTGGTTTCCTCTGACTGGATCCCTGTGGTAGATATGTTCAAACTCCTAATATGAGAGAGAACAATATTAGAAAAGATTCTGAAGAGGCATTTGCACATCTCAGTTAATCATACcataatcatcattatcatgTAACAAGTGCCGACACATTGACACATCCAATTACAGCTTACTAGTTAATTTGTATAAAATCCCCATTAATATGTATGACCATTTTATACTTCATCAGACTGaatataaatgtgaatattgtaCAGGGTGCATAAAATTGTGATAGACACCTCTGCTGCTCCTGCATGACATGCAGCTGCTCCAACTTGGTCTTGTGTTCAGCCTCCATGCGACTCAGCATGTCACGGATAACCACCATGAACGAGTTGAACTGAAACATGGAAAACATCAGATATATAAGGATAACGACTTCTTGTAAGTAACAAAAGAAAACCAAGACAAAAaaagtatgtacagtatgtgtttggcTGTGTAGTACCTGATTAAGGTTGAGGTTGTTGTCTATACTAAGAGACACAAGGTGGGGCAGGCTTTTGGAGGCAAGGTGCTCTTTAGGGATGCCCAGTTTCTTGTGGGTGAAGGTGCACTTATAGATTCCTGAAGTGAGAAGTGAAGTCAGATAACCAATGCTCAAGCAAACAGATAAGCTGCTCATTTGTTTCATATAGAAAAGAAATATCATTAGAGGTTCTAATTTCTTTACCTAGGATGCCCATGAGTACTGCTGGTTCTCTAGAGGGGATCTGTTGTAGGAAGGGCAGGATCTCATCAATGACATACCACTTGTCCAAGTACTCCAAAATCTTCCCCAGACATACTAGAGAGTTCACCCGCACCTACACAATGAAAAAACAGGTCACATAAAGTCAAAATACATACACAGTTGATTACAATATTAAAGCGATAACACAATTTTGAGAGAGAAATTCAGATATTTCAGTTGATAGCAGACCATGTTCAAAAGggacaaagacaaaaataaatacacctAAAAAGCTAGAATTACAGAAAAGGATCATTTGTGTGAAGGTAGAGGGGCTGACAGGGGTCAGATGAGAGCAGAAAATGACTGATAGAGACTCACGGCAAGAGAGGAGGTCTGTAGGCAAGCTGATTTAATTCGAGGGATGAGGGAGTTCTTCATGGACGGATACTCAATCAGGTTAGCAAACGTTGGGATGATGTTCAGGCACAGCTCCTGTTCAGCCACAGATAAGATGTTatgaaatgtgacatttttatgaTGCCAAGTGCAGTGTATTCTTACCGTGCTGTCAAGATAACGCTGAAATGATAATGCCGACTAACAGCATGTGACAAAAAATGTTCCAAAGGAGTGTTATTCTAAAAATATGCACCGATTCTCACAATGTTTGTCCTTAAAAAATGGGGTGTCTACAGCACCTCTGACAATGAAAGGCTTAATTTTTCTCCTGTACCTGGATCTGTACAGAAGGGGCTTCCAGAGCTCGGTAAACCATAGGCAGCACGCAATTCTTGATGTCCTCCGCTGGTGTTTTGGTCAGCAGCAGGTCCATCTTTTGCAGGAAGATCAGCAGGATCTGCACAGCAAAGGGACTCCATtagaaaaacaagatttaaaagCAAGAGACTGCTGTGTACTATTTCCTACGGATGAGTAAGGTGGTACGTGGCAGTAAGTGGAGACTGTGATTTCAGTGGCTTTAGTATTCCAGACAACACAAGGCACAAACTAGATGATGTGACAGCATATTCACAGCAAAGACCACTCACCATATTACTAGCCTGAAGGAGCATGGAGagaaaaatacagagaaaaacaagtcTTGATAAAGTGACAGAATGAGCCCAACTGAGCATGCTCTTTAGTCAGCTTATTTTTAGAGCAGAAACATCATGCAAAGAGTTaaatagaggaagaaaaaaatccacttttcagagctatttaaaaaaaagcaaagcacaTTACTGGAGATCATGTCATCACCAGCTTACCACCACATGTTTTGACTGCATCAGTAGAGTCTCTAACAACCAACTTTGTGCCAGACATATGCAAAGGGAACTCTGTATGAGTTGAGTTAGTTGTTTGTGTCTACCTGGATGGGCTCTTGCTGCTTGAAAACAGGTGTGAGGTCGGGCAAGATGAGACGAACATACTCCTCCTTGGTACACTCTTCGGCTATCAGCAGCACGTTGGGAAGCACAAAGGGAACCATGTCGGGGTTGATGAACTCAGAGGTCAACGATGGCAAGATGCGATACATCACCACTCTCTGTGAGAAAGGAAATCAgaatgaatttttaaaaaactgccaTTAAAAGGAGATTACTTTAAAATGTACGTAGTGCATGTCCATGAGTTCATTAGAAAGCATAtgactgcaaaaaaaagagagggcaAGGAAAACCTTTAAACATATACATTTCCTttccaaaatatacaaacaatTACCTTGGGTAGTTTAGGCAGGACTTTTGGGAGGCCTTTGTAGAACTGGGACTTTTGTAGGTTGTCCCTCTGGAAGAGTGAGTCGAAGTACTGCAGTGTCACTGCACCCACGTCGTCAAAAAACGGGATCTGTATTgcgcacaaaaaaataataggTAAGAAATTTGTCATCAAAACTAGCAGACATTACCAATAATCAAAAGCACATACCATGACAATTTGAAGTGCAAATGGACATATTCTTTGAATCTACATGCATGTAATAACAATACAAACCTTGGTCATCTGGTCAGCATCAGGTCGGACAGTAGGCGTGACACTGAGCAGCATCTTGACATGTTCCCGCACTTCCTCTGGGATCTTGTTCAACAGTGCTGGACTTATATTGGTCAGCTACAATTGAATAGAAAAGAATCAGTTTTTGACTGATAAATACACAACACAGTTCACATTAGTGTGGAGCAGATGATCCTGAAGTCTGTCAAGTCAAAACACTGAATTATCTTTACTGCTTCTGTTTTTCTATTCAGTTTAGATGTGGACGAGATATCTGCTGTAACTATGAGCAGACAACAGCAGTTGCCAAAGAGACGAGcatgagaaaaaggaaaaagagaagtaGAGCACATGCACGATGGCCTTATATTGTAGCAGCACGTGGGCATGCCAAGTTAACTGTGTATATAGTACAATGGTTATTATGTTATGAAATAgagaaaagcaaataaatctttattttaaccAGAAAGTGTTTGGTGTTTGCTTGGTATTACTTGATTAGTTGAACAATCTACAGTATTAAGTACTGGATACACTACTATACTATTCATAATCTTTTCTGACTAAGCAGCCATTGGTCATTCTCCTACACTATACTTCTACTCACCTGGTCCAATTGCCTGCTGAAGCTCTTAAAAATGTCATGCTTGTTGACTTGGAAAACAGGCTTGCCCTCATTGAAGACAGCATGCATGACCACACCCAGCGAATACATGTCAGAGGCTGAATCACAGCTGACAGACAGGATGTACTCAGGGGCCAGGTACTCAGGGTtggggaggcagagaggagggaggttGGGCTCCCATTCTTTACATGAGTATTTAGGCTAAAAGGGAGTGAGAGAACATAGGAAGATGTGTGTAAGATGTGAAAACAAAGCTCATCTAAGACTGTGTACAAATGCCACTTCCTTCAGTAAAAAAAGGTGGTCCCTGCCTGACAGTCTGAACTGAGGGATCAACAGTAATCAACTTACATCAGCATCTGATGGGTTGATAGAGGAGATGCTGAAGTCAAAGCCCATGATCTTCCAGGCTCCACTCTTGTTGAGGATGATGTTCTCTGGACTCAGGTTGCCATGGACCATTTTCACCCCACTGTGAAGAAAGGACAAACCCTCCGAAAtctgaagagacagaagaggaaCACGTCAGTCAAACTTTGAGTGAGATAGATACAAGCACATTGTTTGCATTGAACAGTCTTGCTTTAAACTCACTTAAACAGGACGAGAACCCAAAACCTCAAGCGTGGTATAAGCTATGCATAAGatatacatatttaatgtatATGCAGTGAAAATAGGTCAACACACATTATGACAAGGAATTACTAATGACTAAAAGACTACATAAGAAATATAAccttataataaatatttcaggCATTTCTTTTTCAAGCAAAAGCATTGAAAAGCAAGCACTAGCTCTCCTAGCCATACATTTACTGATTTCAGTAATGATTACCAGCTGTCAAAAAGGCAAGATAAATAACTCTATATCAATCAATGGATCAGGAGTAAGAAAATAACagcctggtaaaaaaaaaaaaaaaagagttcataTTACAGCCTGTCAGACGAGAGACTAACAATGACAGGTGAGGCTTGGAATTGAGCTGGTATAACTGGCTTTGTCAATGTCAAACTGGAATTCCAGATGTTGGCTACATAGCAATAAAACCTGCTATACAATTAAGACTTCATGTGCTGATATCTGTTGAGCATAACTTAAGACAGTTCTTTGCTACAGGCATCTTATCTTAGGGGCTCTGACAGACCACCTACCAACAACTGCCTGCACTCTCACCTGTAGCAAGCCATACTTGGTCTCCACATCATAGAGTTTGTACTCCTTGATGTCAGCAGGCACGGGGCCGGGCAGGTTGTCCCAATGGCCGAGCACATTGGAGAGACTGGCAAACACCGGCTCTGTGCAGAACGCCAAACAATCTCTGATAGCAGaatacaaaaagacaaaaagagagtCAGAAACATCTTTATGAGTTACAGTAAGAATTGCATTggataaaagttaaaaaacataaatacatttaaaaaaagacagagcaTTATGGGGGAAAAAGGAAGCCCATGTCAGCCTCAACCTTATTTTGCCCTCAAGGTGCATAAATTATTCAAGGACAAGTCGACAGGGTCTTTTGATCATGAAAGCTTCTGCttacatacgcacacacagaatCAGACAAATAGATTTGTTATGCAATTTTTCCCTTGAATGTCAAGCCCCTCTTGTGCTGTGACtcattcgtgtgtgtgtgtgtgtgtgtgtgtgtgtgcgcgctaaTCACCGTGACTCTTCCAGAGGATGCTGCACAGTCAGGAGACGGGGGTGACGCAATCTGGTCAGCTGTTGCACCCCTCTTTTCAGAGAATCAATTATTTGGTCCTTCTCAAATTTCTGATACTTGTCAATCATCTTCttatcaaacacaaacactgccaCTTCCTGGAGGGTCAAAGACAAACAACAAGGCTCTCAATTGTTTCTACTTTAAAGACCCAAAACTACTCCTGACATGGagtattaatttaaatataaacttgTATGAAGAGTAGCTGGTCTGGTCTCAGGTAGGATATCAACACACACCTGTTTGGTGGACTTCTTGGTGCCATTGTAGATCCTCCAACACAAACCAGGACCTCCACTGGCGATATGTCGTCCAACCTCAAACTCCCGTGTCACCGGGTTGCCCATCACAGCACTGGTAACATCTGCCGTCACCTTTGTGACGGTGCTTTTTAGCTTGTTCAGCATGGACTCCATGTTCTGGTCTGACCTGGCAGCTGAGGTGAGGGAGGTAGATGACAGGGTAGCAGTTCAAGGAAAATACAGTTTTAGATtaagatatataaaaataccACAGTCAGTCATAAATGGAATATGGAAACAGTTTAATAGTCTCTGCAGTGACTGAAAGGGACAGCTGTGGCCTAACCCTTTGCAGCTAAAGCAAAACTGTCAGCAATCCATTAGATGTGCACTCTTGTTCACCTGGTTGAACATTTGCACATCAAAGTGCCCACCTGTGCTGTCTCAGGCAAATAAGCATTAGAACAGCCATAACAGCCCAAGCTGTCCTCagaaatgtataatgtaaaatgaCTCAGAGCCAGCCCGAGCACACCATACTCAGGCTCTATTTCAAAAGACTTCAGGGTGACTTGAAAGCATGTTgggcaacaggaagtcaaacagAAAGAACAAGACTGCTGAAAATATCGCCATATCATGTTTATGTGCCAAGTTTcttcaggtttttaaaaaaaaaaactttctggTATACTGAATCTAAGTCCAAATTTAAAGGGTACTTTCCAAAGCTCGCCTCAACCAATACCATTAATGAAAATATCTGCTTACTATATATACTGTGgatatactatatataaagCATCTCATTCAAGCTCAGTCAGGTGTGCTTGCTTAGCCAATGCAGGCTATTTAAATATTACGAGGGCAGCCAAACTTAGGGTACAAAGAAATGTGAAATCTGCCAACCTCAGCTTTGTTTATATCATAAGATTTAAATGATCAGCAATACTGCATTAATTCCCCCCATCATGGAGGCTGTCCAAAGCTTTTATCTGCAACAGGTTTATTTTCTGAATCACACATGGTTACCTTAAGATGACAGTAACATTAAAAGCTTAACTTGTAACTTTATGTCACGTTTAAGTTGGTAGCTTGTCGCACAGATGAAGATAAACTGAGGGCAGCTTTTTGGATAGCTTACAATAATCTTACCAAAAACCAGCTTGCTAAAACGATTATGATTTTGCAGGCTATTCGTGTGAGGTTAAACCATAATTTTGATGGGGTTAAGGCTTTTAAATTGTGTATTAATCGCTTAATGTGACTGTCATGTCTGGTTAAGGGGGGAGAGAATGCCTTGATGTTAGCCAAGTTAACCATCTTGTTTAGCCTGTATACGCCAAAATTAGCACATCACCGTTAAACTGCGGTAAGCGGGGGGAAAACAGACAGCTGATCGCTATGTAACTAACTCAGTATAACGCCGCTGC comes from the Scomber japonicus isolate fScoJap1 chromosome 23, fScoJap1.pri, whole genome shotgun sequence genome and includes:
- the scyl2 gene encoding SCY1-like protein 2, which gives rise to MESMLNKLKSTVTKVTADVTSAVMGNPVTREFEVGRHIASGGPGLCWRIYNGTKKSTKQEVAVFVFDKKMIDKYQKFEKDQIIDSLKRGVQQLTRLRHPRLLTVQHPLEESRDCLAFCTEPVFASLSNVLGHWDNLPGPVPADIKEYKLYDVETKYGLLQISEGLSFLHSGVKMVHGNLSPENIILNKSGAWKIMGFDFSISSINPSDADPKYSCKEWEPNLPPLCLPNPEYLAPEYILSVSCDSASDMYSLGVVMHAVFNEGKPVFQVNKHDIFKSFSRQLDQLTNISPALLNKIPEEVREHVKMLLSVTPTVRPDADQMTKIPFFDDVGAVTLQYFDSLFQRDNLQKSQFYKGLPKVLPKLPKRVVMYRILPSLTSEFINPDMVPFVLPNVLLIAEECTKEEYVRLILPDLTPVFKQQEPIQILLIFLQKMDLLLTKTPAEDIKNCVLPMVYRALEAPSVQIQELCLNIIPTFANLIEYPSMKNSLIPRIKSACLQTSSLAVRVNSLVCLGKILEYLDKWYVIDEILPFLQQIPSREPAVLMGILGIYKCTFTHKKLGIPKEHLASKSLPHLVSLSIDNNLNLNQFNSFMVVIRDMLSRMEAEHKTKLEQLHVMQEQQRSLNISTTGIQSEETKSPPSSGNQMDDIFGSTGVNGKENGSSATASQPNRMSLTLEEKQRLAKEQEQAAKLRSQQPLAPQTIKPASTNNSQTKDLTSSLLNNMASINSLSLANTPRPAPVQGSTMSVYPSPSPMVAPMGAPVSNGFNPSMGFQAGGMGMGMRPAGPSTYGGMATTTSTPNFGALTQNHGPLGQTNKGPDMSALDNLFTANKPKVTLNQMGPIPPPGPNSPWLNQYSSAQNSQTQMQGAPVGMGGMQSGFGMQANPFFSPQNFSQPTATPGMNQSGLKQSASVNNDLKDLFG